AATGATTTTGGGGCGGCCGGCATTAAGGTTGAAGGCGCAACAAGGCGAACTTCTGCCCCCATCTTCTTAAGCAATATAATATTAGAGCGAGCAACCCTGCTGTGCAAAACATCGCCACATATCGCAATCACAAGTCCATCAATTCTTTTCTTGGCGTGACGAATTGTGAGCGCATCAAGCAAGGCTTGCGTGGGGTGTTCATGCGCTCCGTCCCCTGCATTTATTACGTGAGCCGATACGTGAGCCGCAACCAACTCTGCAGAACCGCTATCCGCATGCCTGATAACTATAGCATCAGAGCTCATTGCATTTAAGGTTTTCACCGTATCAATAAGAGACTCCCCCTTAGAGCTTGAGGAGGTGGAAGCAGAAATATTTATCACGTCCATTCCAAGCCTTTTGCCGGCTATCTCAAATGAAGTGCGGGTGCGGGTGGAATTTTCAAAAAAGAGGTTGGCGACCGTTTTGCCGGTGAGAAGGGGCAATTTTTGGCGGCAATTGTGGGTGGCCCCCTTAAGCGCCGCGGCCAAATCCAACAAATGCGTCAACTCCGCCGCGGAGAGACTTTCCAGGTCCAGTAAATGCCGGTGGGACCAGCTGCCGTGAAAGCGGGGTAAATCAGGCATGGCCGGGTGTTGTGCCAGCGTGTCACTGCTCACAATAGTTCGCTCCTGCGGGATAACATGTTGGCAATTGGTCCACCGCGAGGCCAGTGCCAGTGACCAATAAGGAGAAACGGGAATAACTGACGGATACAAAAGTTAAACTGGGTAGGATTGTACCAGCTAGCAAGTGGCACGCCTAGCCACGGTTGCTCGCTGTCAGCTCCTCTTGTTGTAAATTCCGCTGGACTTTATGATTTGCGGCCTTTCATTGCTCCAGAGAATAGCTCTTCCCGACGTATTTTTGGGAAAGGTATTTGCGTGTCGGATTTTCGCCCCCGTCCCCCGCGGTTTGCGCAATTGCCCTGTCGGCTTGGCTGGCGGTTGTTGCTGCTGGCGTTTTTTGCGCCATTCTGGGGGTGCGCTCCGCTGCGCAGCGATACTTCGGCAGAGCTAGCGGCGTTTCCGTATGCGGGCGGCAGGGAAAAAATCAGCGATGGCCCTAACCAACAACCCCGCCCCCGTGTGGAAGTGATCGCCGAAGACCCTCCGCAACAGCGCGCTGGGGATGATGCGGCCCCCTTGCGGGCAACACCAATAACGGAAAACGAACGCGCGGTCGAGCGGATTGACACCCTCCCCGACAGCAGTGGTTCTAGCAGAAGTTCGCGTGTCCCGGCCCGGAATACAGTCAACGACAATCCCATCGAGGCCGTTACTTCTTCGCCCACCGGCCAGAACGCCCACACGCCATTATCCGCCGCGGCGCAGGCGGAATATTTGCGGGCCTTGGACAAGGCGGGGATCAGCGATCCGGGCGAACGAGCGGATTTATTATCGGCGATCGAAGCGACCGACCCGGCGTATCGGGCGATCTATTTACGAACCTTAACCGCGCGGCGGGAGCCAGCCGTCCCCCGCGCTCCCTCCCGTGCTCCCCGGGCCACGGCGGAAGAAATATCGCAACAAACCAACCTTCCCACCCAGGATGAAAGTCACATTGCCGCGGACCGACAACCACAAGTTACCGCGGTTAGCGCAAATGCCCCTTTCGCCAATCCCGCAGCCGCCCCTACCCCTCCCGTCAACACCGCCGCTCCCCTCCAGTCCGTTAATAGCGCGGCAACCTTGGCGCTCAACGTGCCGGCGGAGTTACCCGACCCTGAAAGCACCCATGTTTCCCCCCGGACTATACCCGCCGCCACGGTCGCCGCGGCGTCCCCCCCGGATTCGCCCGAGGCCGCGCTCTTGGCGGCGCTATCCGCGCTCGAGACCGGTATTCAGCGGGGACAAGGTAATCTGTCCGGCGCGCCCAATCAGCGCGAGCTGATGCGCGTGCGGTTGCTCCAGGCCTTGGCCGGTCAGACCGACGCCGCGCTCGAGCCGATCACGGGGCTAAACCCGCAGCAGCAGGAATTTCTCAATCTGCAAGTCAGCGGATTGGCGGCGCTTTTGGCCCAACAGCCCCAGGCCAGCGCCCCGCGGAGGTTGTCGCTGGCGGCGGAGCACCTCCGCAACGCCGCCGAGCAACTTGGCCAAAGCGCGGGCCTGATCGTCCGCAATTTGCAGTTTTGCACCGAGATCAAGGGCTTTGGCACGTTCACGCGGTTTGCCAAAGAGGTCTTTAAACCGGGGCAAGATTTGCTGCTGTATGCGGAGCTGGATCATTTTACCACCAGCGAGCACGAGCGGGGCTTTCACACCAAATTCGCCGCCAAGTACCAGGTGTTAGATGGCGTGGGGCAGCGCGTGGTCGAACGGGATCTCATCTTGGCAGAGGAAATCTGCCAAAATCGCCGCCGCGACTATTTTGTGTCGTACTTTATCAAATTGCCGGAAAATCTAAATCCCGGCGAATACTCGCTCAAACTGATTGTGACGGACCAGTTTAGTGGACAATTTGGCGAAAGCGCCCTGAAGTTTTCGATTGCCGAACAACAAACGAAAGCCGCGGCGTTGTCCCCGGAAAGCGCGGTCCCCCTGGCGGGCCGCTAAAGGGAATCTGCGTCGTTGCCGGTGGAAATAATCTCGTCCAGCCACTCGGCGCGGGGCCAGGCATAAGGGCGGAATTTTTCTAGTTGGCCGGTCTCTTCATGGGAAAAGAGGGCAAAGTGCCGACCGAGCTTGCTGGCGGCGGGGCTGTCGACCAATTGGCTGCTATCGCTGGGATTCATTTGAAAGAGCACCCGCAGGTCAAATTCGCGCAGGGTGGCCCGGTCCACGGAACGGAGCACATTGGCCAGGGTGTCGCACCAGACTAGCGTATGCACGCCGACGGCGGGCCCTTCACGGAGAATTTTGGCCCAGTTTTTGTCCGGCGAGACCGCCGCGGCCTCGCTCCCAAAGGAATAACCGTAATCATTTTCGTCCCGCCGCAGATCGCGAAAACGGCTGAGGTTGTAAATCACTAGCACTATCGCCGGCGCGCTATCGTCATGCTGAGTGGCACGGCGTTCTACTTCCGCCGCCAAAGCGCCGAGCCGCTCCGCCAGATCGCGCTTGCCCAGGATGACCGTGGGTAGCCGCAATTGCCGGGCGAGCTGCGCCAATGTGGGTTCATCCGGATGCGCAAACGCAGTCTCGTTGGCGCGCCCCTCGAGAATCCATACCCCGCCGGGGAGTGGCGCAGAAGCTGGAGTAGCGGAAAAATCCCCCGCGTCGCCTGCGTCGAGTTTGGCACTGGTGGAGTCTTTGTCACTGGTTAATGCGTCATCCGCGCTTAATTCGGGGGTCACCGCGGGCCCTGCGTAAAATCCCCGCGCCGCCAGACTGACCAGCACCGCCGCCAAGAGATCGGCCGAACGGTCCGCTTCTTGGCCCAAGAGCAGCATATTCCCCCCCGCCTGTCGCCGGAGGGGGGCGGTGGTGGGATCCTTGATGCTGACCGGATCTCCCAGGAATAACTCAATTTCCCGCTGGAGTGGGGTTGCAACTGGGTTAGCGGTAGCGGGCTGATTTAAACCGCGAATCGCCAGCGCGCGGGCCAGTAGGCGGTTTTCCTCGAGATTGGCAGGCGCGCTTCCCTCAAAAATCACTTGTCGCCGCGTTGGCCAATCAGCCACGGCATACTGGTCGCGCCCGGCGCTCTCCGCGGGAGGGGCGGAAGCGGGGGAGGTTAAAGATTTCTCGGCTAGCGCGGCATCAGCCATTTCGCGCAATTGTCGCAGATAATCCTCGCGCTCGACCTCGCTGAGCCAGGCCACCTGAAATGGGCTGTTCCCTTCGAGCCGGCCATTCGCGTCATTGTAAATTGCCTCGCCGGGACGATTGAGCAGCCGCGCGGCGGAGTTGTCGTCGCTGAGGATCAAGTCGGCGTCGCTCTCGCTGCATTGCAAGGCGATCCGCACTCCCATCTGGCTGATCGTGCTGCGGGCGAGTGTAAACGCCCCCCCCAGTGTTTGCGAACCCAACAGCAAATGGATGCCAAACGCCCGCCCTTGCCGCACCAGCCGGTCGAGGAGCAATGTCGCCTGTTGCGATACGCGGTCATCCTCGGTAAAGAATTCTTGAAATTCGTCAATCAATAACAAAATACGCGGCAGGGCGGGCTGGTCGGGGAGCCCGCGGTAACCCTGAATGTCCTGTTTGCCATATTTGCGAAATAGTTCCCCCCGGGCCTGCATCTCGGCATCTAGCCGCGCTAGCGCGCTCAGGCCAAACTCCCGCTCGCTTTCGATGGCGACCACCCGCGCGTGCGGCAAGCGGTATTGGGCGTAATCTTTGAACTCGACCCCTTTTTTAAAGTCAATCAGGTAAACCTCCAACTCGTCGGGAGAAAACGTCAAACAGGCATTGACGATGATTGCGTGCAACAAGGTTGATTTGCCGGAGCCGGTCTTGCCCGCCATGAGCACATGCTGCGAGGTGCCGGAACCCAGCTTGAGGGCCTGGCGTTTGCGCGCGCCTGCGCGTCCCAAGGGAATCTCGATCCCGCCCCGCGTGCTTCCCCGCCAAAATTGCTCGGCGGGGGGTGCGATCATATGGAACGGGACCTCCACCCGCCGCCCATCGCGCGCGGCATGCCCGGCGGCGTGGACCAGGCGGGTGATCATTTCCTCCGGGGGCAAGTCCAGCGGTGCAAGCGCGAATTGGCCAAAATCGCGGTCGGCGTAATGAAACTCTCCATCCTTCCAAACCAGTGTTTCCGCCACCGCCGCCAAATCCTCCAATTGAAAACCGCTAGGCAAGTTTTGCCGCGTATCGGCCAGAAGCAGCACAAACACGCCGCAGCGCGGACCGCTGGCGGCGATGCTTTGCAGCCGCCGCGCGGCGGCTTCGGTAAAGTTACGCGGAAAATTGGCCACCACCAAAAATCGAAACGGTTCGGCCACTTCCCCCGCCGCCAGATTGTAGGCGTCGATGCTGGCAAATTCGTTGCGGAGGTATTTTTGAATGATGGTTTCGATCTGCTCGCTCAGGTCGGTCAGCCGCTGCTCAATATGCAGGGGTTCGGTCCAAATGCGATTGGTGACCAGCGTGTCATCATAATCAGCCAGATGCATCATGCCGGCAAAGTTCTTGCCCAGGCCCACGGGGTCGATAATGGTAAACCGCGATTTAGCCGGGGGAATACTGAGTAGCAGACGAAGCATCAACGCCTGCAAGAGTTGCAAACCGGCGTCGCGCCCTTCGTCCTGGGCTAGAATAACCAGCGAACTGCGGCGGGGAAAATCCAGCACCGCGGGTATGGTCCAGCGGTCGGGCCAAGGCTGGGTGAGGTTTTGGCCGGACGATGGGGCCGCAGCATCGGCGGGGAGTGTCGCGGAACCGGCCACCGAGTCATGTTCGATGGTCAGTTGGCCAAAGGGAACGCCGCGCGGCGCAACGGTCGAGGGGAGCCACTGTTCCCAGCAGGGATCGTCCCAATCAGGGTACAGCCGGGCGTCATGCGCGCGCCAAGCCGCCTCCGCGGCGCGTAATTCAGCCACTTCCGCCGTCCACCGTTCCGCCAGCATTTGCTGGACTTGTCGGCGACGAGCGCGGTTCTCCGCCAATTCTGTCTGAAAAGCTTGGGCGGTCGTGGCTTGGTCGCGCTCGGCGGCGCGCTGGATCGCCGCGAACACCGGCTGAAACTTTTTGTTAATCTCTTCCCGCCGTTCCTGAAAATCTTGCGATAATTCCCCATATTTATCAGAGTAAGTTTGGGTCAATTGCCGTGTCTGCGCTAACTGCCGGGCCTGCAATTCCATGCTTCGCTGGCGAAATTTTTCCTCGCAGCCGTGCAAGTCGCGAGCCAGTTTTTCCCGCAAGTTGCGCTTTTCTCGCTGCATCAAACGCAGCGCATGCTGGGCTAATTCCGTCGCCGCGTCCAGTTCCCGCGCGCGCAAACTTTTCCAGGCGGAAATTTCCGTGGACAGTTGGCCGCGCACCCGCAGCTTGTGCCAAATGGTTCCCGCCAAGCCCGCGGCCAGGCCAATCCCCAGGGAAATCGCCAGGGGAGTCGCGGCGGCTAGCGTGGCGGGCTGGCCCATCCACCACCAGGTGCAGGCCGCCAGTAGCACTCCCGGCAAGAGGGTGAACAGGATGGGCCATGGTCCCTGCAGTAGTTTGATTCTCCAATCAGCACGCAGCTTTTGGCCCGCGGTCAAGGTGCCGGACAAGGCCGCGCGAAAGGCTTCCTGGCATTCGGCGACAGAGCGGGGGGGAGTGGCTGGCTCGGCGGCATTATCGTTAACAGCGGGATGATCGGGCGGGGCGTGCTCGGCATCGCTTTCAGCGAGAATTTGTTCCACCGGCGCGGCCGGGTCGTTGGGGGACGATTGCCGCGCGGCTGATTCCAGTTCACCTGCCCACGCGTGCAATCCCGCGGCTTGCAAGTAGCGCGCGGCCTGGTCAAAGAGCGCTCCCTGTTGCTGAACCTGGGCTTCGATCTGTCCCAGGGCCTGATGATAGCGAATCCGCGGCGTGGGAGAGGTCCCCTCGTAAATGGAGCGAACTTCCCAAGTGTCATGCTGCAGTCGGCGCTCCGAATCATTAACCGCCAACTGCTGTTCGCTGCGCAAATCCTCCTCGGCATGACGGCGCTCTTGATCCAGTTTTTGGCGTAAGCGCGATTCCTCTTGAGCCAATAGTTGCAGTTGTTCGGCCTGTTGCCGCTGGCTGGAATCAAGTTGTTGCCGCAACTGCTCTTGGCCGCGGCGGGTGGCCGTGGCATAGTCCCGTTCCAGGGTCTCTATTTTGGCGGATAGTTCGGCCAGCAATCGTTCATCGGCCCGTCGCTGATTCCACGCCGCGCGAAACGCCCGCCACCAGTGGCGAAGCGCCGTGCCCGCCAGGGGACTTGCGGGATCGGGAGAATCCAAAAGCTCCCATTGCTGTCCAAAGTTGGATAAAAGCCCGCCTAGGGCCAGGGAATCTTCTTGATCGACGTCCGCGGCCAAAACTTTTAACATTGGCTCGGCCGGCAAAGGCGTCCGTGGGTCTATTGTGGGCGGCGTGCCACTACTCGAGTGTGTCCCGGCGGTTTGCCGATCACTGGTGAGTGGTCGATACGACATAATGGGGCGTGGGGGTAAAATGTACTCCGCTCACTCCGTGGGCGGAATGTGTGGAAGCAACGTTATCAAAAAATCAAAAGTGTTGCATCAATCGACTCATGCTTTGTCAACGATTCGTTTTAGGATGAGCCGTAGGGCGCTAGCCCACGGTTGGAGCGGCAAAAACCGTGGACTAGAGCCCAGCGGCTGATTGGCTTAACTCAAATCTTTAACTGTGACAAAGCTCTAACTTACATCTCACGGAGTGAGCTGGGTACTTTTAGCAACTCACGGAGTGCGATGAGTACTTTAAATATCTCACGGAGTGAGCTGAGTACCGTTATTGGCAATCTTGCTCCGCACGTTGAAGTAATACAGCCAATCGCTGCGTGGTATCCAAAAATGTTTGTATTTTCAGCGGCAATGCCGCCAAATGTTCCTCCGCATAGCGGGCCGCGGCGGCATCCCGCCACGTTTCCTGGCAAACTTGCCATTTGACCTGCAAATTTTCCAGGGCGTGGGCGAGTAAACTACCGCCAGTATGAAAATCGGATTGGGGCATAAAACGGCGGAGGAACAACGCTTGCTTTAGGAATTGGAAGATTCCGCGGCGACAGGCTCGCGGGAGGATTGGTCGGCTGGCACTTGTGTAATCGCGGATGAAGTCGCTGGTGGCGGGGGAATTTGCGCATCCTGGCTGGCATCCACCGCCGCCACGGGGGGGATGTCCGGCGCGCGGACCGCCAGGTAATCCTCCACCTGGGCGATGATTTTTTGCAACTGCGCGATTGCCCGGGGCAAGTCTCCATCCAGTAGCGATATTGTCTGGGCAAACCGGGCCTGAAATTCGTTCCAGGCGTGCTGCGCCTCCCGACCCCAGTGCTGCACCGCGGCTAACTTTTGTTCGGTGGTCTTTAACCGTTGTTCCGCGCGGGCCAGGGCTTTTTTTTCGTCGGTGCAGTCGGGAATATGGTCGGACAGTTGCCGCTGAATGCGGGCCTGCCGCAGGTTGTCCTTGGCCACGCCCAGGCCGTCCCAGGCCTTGCGGTTTTCGCTTTTCCAGCGTCGGGGTTGTTCCTTGCAAATCCAATCGACCCCTTGCCGCGCTTCAGTTTCTAGCATTTCCAACGCCTGCCGCGCGGTGGATTGAAAGATGATGAGCGCCGCGCGAAATTCGTGCAGGGCGTCCAGCGATTGTACTTGGGCGGTGGACATGGGGATCGCGTCAAAACCTTTAGAAGTAGAGTATACCCGCGTGATCCATGGCGGGATTTAAGCGACGGCAGGTCCCCCCTAGCGCTGATTCAAATACTCCTCGATCCGTTCCGCCTTGCGCATCAAAAACGGCACATAGAGTTCGCTATGCTGGGCAAAGCGATTAAAGGTCTGCATGAGCTGCGTGAATTCGGCGGCGAATTTTTGTTGTTCCTGGTCGCGCCAGGTTGTTCCCAACGCCTGAAATTGCTTGTTGAGGCCCGATAGTTGGGTCAACAATTCTGTGTTAAAATGCCGCAGTTGGCCCGCAAAACGGCGCACATCGCCGGGATCGACAATTGCTTGGGACATAAGACAGTTCCGTGGGAAAAAGCTAGGTGTTGGGACCGCGCTGCCTGGCATTTTCTTCTTTTGTGCTACCACATCGCGGCTGGTCCCCACCTACGGTGTTTTTACTTTGTGTTGCGAAGGCGAGATCATTTTGGTTGCTCCGCGCGTAGCTCTTGGGCGGTGATGGCCCGCAGCTCGACCGCGTCAAAATCGATCGTGCCGGTCGCTCCGAACATCCCCACATGCACCAGGGCCTCGCGCGCTTGTGCGGGAACGGGGATTCGCAGGCGCTCTTTCTTCCAGGCAAAGCTACCGCTAAACGGACCAATCCAATTGTATCCCACCCGCGCGCGATTTTCGTCAAAAAAGGTGATAGTAACGCACGCTTTTTCATCTTTATTCGCTCCCGCGACTACATTTTCGGCTTGGACATGGCAAGACAACTCGAGCGCGTCGACCTTGCGGCCATCCACGGCCAACCCCTGCATCATCCGCGTCCCCCGTCCGGGAACATCATTGCTAAACCGGATAAATCGCTTTCCCGCGGGAGCTTGGGGATTCTCCATGACGCTCATTTGCCGCGCATAGTACCAGGCCACTGGTTCCTGGCTGTCCCCCGCCAATTCCTCAAAACTGCTGTTTTGAATCTCTGGTTTGGCCGGATCGGGCAGGACTTTGCGTTCATTTTCCGCTTTACCCGTCATCGGCACAAAAAGCGTCGGGCGGAGCAGCTTTTGCTCCAGCTTGCCATCTTTTTTTTGCATCAAATACAGCACCTGCTGGTAGCGCTCACCCACCGGAACCACCATCAAGCCCCCTTCCTTGAGCTGTTCCACCAGCGGCACGGGGACTTCCTCGGGCGAACAGGTGACAATGATCTTGTCAAAGGGGGCATGCTCCGCCCAACCCTGAAAACCATCGCCGATCTTTGTGTGGACATTTTTGTATTTCAACCGATCCAACACTCGTTGAGCCCCCTGGCCCAGGCTTTCGACAATTTCGATGGTGTAGACGTCTTTGACCAAGGGGCTAAGGATAGCTGCCTGGAATCCGCTTCCCGTGCCGATCTCCAACACTTTATCCGTGGGCTGGGGATCGAGTTGTTCGGTCATATAGGCCACCACAAAGGGGGCCGAGATGGTCTGCGATTTGCCAATGGGAATCGCCATGTCAAAATAAGCGAATTGTCGTTGGTTGCCGGCGACAAATTCGTGCCGCGGCGTATCGCGAAAAGCCTGCAACACCCGTTCGTTTTGGATTCCCTGTCCCGCCAGATCTTCCTCGACCATGCGCGCGCGCAGCGCGGTATAATCCGGCTTGCTCCCCGGCCCCGCCGCTTGGGCCAAGCATTTTGGCGCGGCGTTTCCCCCCGCGAGCAAGCCGAGCAGGATCAACCAGCGAGTTGTGAAACTATTCACAAATCTCAGAACTGCCGCGTAACTCCTAGCGTTAGAAGTAGCGCCACGGAACT
The Pirellulales bacterium DNA segment above includes these coding regions:
- a CDS encoding aspartate carbamoyltransferase catalytic subunit; the encoded protein is MPDLPRFHGSWSHRHLLDLESLSAAELTHLLDLAAALKGATHNCRQKLPLLTGKTVANLFFENSTRTRTSFEIAGKRLGMDVINISASTSSSSKGESLIDTVKTLNAMSSDAIVIRHADSGSAELVAAHVSAHVINAGDGAHEHPTQALLDALTIRHAKKRIDGLVIAICGDVLHSRVARSNIILLKKMGAEVRLVAPSTLMPAAPKS
- a CDS encoding FtsK/SpoIIIE domain-containing protein produces the protein MSYRPLTSDRQTAGTHSSSGTPPTIDPRTPLPAEPMLKVLAADVDQEDSLALGGLLSNFGQQWELLDSPDPASPLAGTALRHWWRAFRAAWNQRRADERLLAELSAKIETLERDYATATRRGQEQLRQQLDSSQRQQAEQLQLLAQEESRLRQKLDQERRHAEEDLRSEQQLAVNDSERRLQHDTWEVRSIYEGTSPTPRIRYHQALGQIEAQVQQQGALFDQAARYLQAAGLHAWAGELESAARQSSPNDPAAPVEQILAESDAEHAPPDHPAVNDNAAEPATPPRSVAECQEAFRAALSGTLTAGQKLRADWRIKLLQGPWPILFTLLPGVLLAACTWWWMGQPATLAAATPLAISLGIGLAAGLAGTIWHKLRVRGQLSTEISAWKSLRARELDAATELAQHALRLMQREKRNLREKLARDLHGCEEKFRQRSMELQARQLAQTRQLTQTYSDKYGELSQDFQERREEINKKFQPVFAAIQRAAERDQATTAQAFQTELAENRARRRQVQQMLAERWTAEVAELRAAEAAWRAHDARLYPDWDDPCWEQWLPSTVAPRGVPFGQLTIEHDSVAGSATLPADAAAPSSGQNLTQPWPDRWTIPAVLDFPRRSSLVILAQDEGRDAGLQLLQALMLRLLLSIPPAKSRFTIIDPVGLGKNFAGMMHLADYDDTLVTNRIWTEPLHIEQRLTDLSEQIETIIQKYLRNEFASIDAYNLAAGEVAEPFRFLVVANFPRNFTEAAARRLQSIAASGPRCGVFVLLLADTRQNLPSGFQLEDLAAVAETLVWKDGEFHYADRDFGQFALAPLDLPPEEMITRLVHAAGHAARDGRRVEVPFHMIAPPAEQFWRGSTRGGIEIPLGRAGARKRQALKLGSGTSQHVLMAGKTGSGKSTLLHAIIVNACLTFSPDELEVYLIDFKKGVEFKDYAQYRLPHARVVAIESEREFGLSALARLDAEMQARGELFRKYGKQDIQGYRGLPDQPALPRILLLIDEFQEFFTEDDRVSQQATLLLDRLVRQGRAFGIHLLLGSQTLGGAFTLARSTISQMGVRIALQCSESDADLILSDDNSAARLLNRPGEAIYNDANGRLEGNSPFQVAWLSEVEREDYLRQLREMADAALAEKSLTSPASAPPAESAGRDQYAVADWPTRRQVIFEGSAPANLEENRLLARALAIRGLNQPATANPVATPLQREIELFLGDPVSIKDPTTAPLRRQAGGNMLLLGQEADRSADLLAAVLVSLAARGFYAGPAVTPELSADDALTSDKDSTSAKLDAGDAGDFSATPASAPLPGGVWILEGRANETAFAHPDEPTLAQLARQLRLPTVILGKRDLAERLGALAAEVERRATQHDDSAPAIVLVIYNLSRFRDLRRDENDYGYSFGSEAAAVSPDKNWAKILREGPAVGVHTLVWCDTLANVLRSVDRATLREFDLRVLFQMNPSDSSQLVDSPAASKLGRHFALFSHEETGQLEKFRPYAWPRAEWLDEIISTGNDADSL
- a CDS encoding WXG100 family type VII secretion target, which translates into the protein MSQAIVDPGDVRRFAGQLRHFNTELLTQLSGLNKQFQALGTTWRDQEQQKFAAEFTQLMQTFNRFAQHSELYVPFLMRKAERIEEYLNQR
- a CDS encoding protein-L-isoaspartate(D-aspartate) O-methyltransferase, translated to MNSFTTRWLILLGLLAGGNAAPKCLAQAAGPGSKPDYTALRARMVEEDLAGQGIQNERVLQAFRDTPRHEFVAGNQRQFAYFDMAIPIGKSQTISAPFVVAYMTEQLDPQPTDKVLEIGTGSGFQAAILSPLVKDVYTIEIVESLGQGAQRVLDRLKYKNVHTKIGDGFQGWAEHAPFDKIIVTCSPEEVPVPLVEQLKEGGLMVVPVGERYQQVLYLMQKKDGKLEQKLLRPTLFVPMTGKAENERKVLPDPAKPEIQNSSFEELAGDSQEPVAWYYARQMSVMENPQAPAGKRFIRFSNDVPGRGTRMMQGLAVDGRKVDALELSCHVQAENVVAGANKDEKACVTITFFDENRARVGYNWIGPFSGSFAWKKERLRIPVPAQAREALVHVGMFGATGTIDFDAVELRAITAQELRAEQPK